AACTCGGTGGCGCTGCTGATGGAGGCGCTGCGCATCGCCGTCGACGGCGAAGGCGAGGCCGAGGTCGAGGTCGGCCCCGACACCGGGGGCGATTCCCTCGCCGGGGAGCCGGCCGTCGGGGCGGGGCCCGGGGCGGGGTCCACGACCGGCCGGGTCGGTGTCGTGCTGGTGTCGCACAGCAAGGCGGTCGCCGAGTCGGTGGCCGCGCTGACCCGGGCGCTCCTCGGTTCGGCGGAGCCCGGCCCGCTCGCGCTGGCGGGCGGCACCCAGGACGGCGGCATCGGTACCAGCGCGGCGCTGATCCGCGGCGCCGTTCGCGCGGTGGACGAGGGCCGGGGCGTGGCCGTGCTGTGTGACATGG
This is a stretch of genomic DNA from Streptomyces sp. NBC_00536. It encodes these proteins:
- a CDS encoding PTS-dependent dihydroxyacetone kinase phosphotransferase subunit DhaM, which translates into the protein MSHSKAVAESVAALTRALLGSAEPGPLALAGGTQDGGIGTSAALIRGAVRAVDEGRGVAVLCDMGSAVLTVNSLIGDEEAGLPAGTRIVDAPFLEGAVAITLTSAVGGDLDSVLAAAADARDYRKR